The window ttcagatggaatccactctgtgGGAAAGAGATAGCCTCTAAAGCTTGCACAAGCATGCTCGTCAATGGGAGCAGGCGTGCAAACATCTCCTTGGACGgaatttccatctttccatTGGGGTAATATGATAATTCAATACATTTCTGTGTCTAAGCGCAAGAGTCACACTGATCACAACCAGGTAGCATTCATTTCCCCTTTCTATAAATTCTAAGAGCAAAATTTTATCCGAATGGCCCGTCTTGCATGGTTAAAGTATCAAAATTAGATCGGCCGTTGATAAAAATCAGGACAGacaaaatagaaaggaaaaaaaaatcgtaTCAAAATTTTAGGGGTCAAAGTTATTTAATCTGGTCGACCTGATACAGCAGATCTGTATCATTATTCGCATCAGTAAACCGTGAACTAGATCCTTATCGCTTTGACTGGCAGATTTAATGGGATCCAAAAATTTTGGATAGGTAGAAGTCCTTTCTCACGTTTAAACCTTCCACCCAATTATTGTTTGCAAAGTGGTAAAATAGAGGTTTGAAAAGGTCCATGGTTTTACTGCATGGTATCGGGTTGGGTCTTGGTCACCTTTAAAATAGATATGAGACCGATATGGATCAGCACAAAGTGGCCCATATTGGACAAGTTTgccattgaatttttttaaaaatcagaattttttgactgttttacTCCTATTCCATATTGTTTCACTGATACGCCATCAACACGGAATCAGAATCGATGGCCACTGATACTACTATGAATTGCCCGATACAAGCGATCAAATActaatacctcaaaccatggaaaGGAGTCAAAGGACTATGAGATAATGTACAATAGTGCTCAAAGTATCGTAAGTGTGAATGTACAACATGGGAAAGCATGGCCCTTTTGCCAGACAATCAGAACGAAGACCAATAGAATTGCAGAgaaagcatcaacaagggtgAGATATCTGCCTTTCATAGgaggtaggatagtcattttgcACCGTGCTATGACTGAACACAAGAGGTGCGCACTCCCGGACAAATTTCTTTTTCGCTTGATTGGTCGAAAACATGTATTAACTATATAAGTATTAGAATTATCACATCATCATTTCCCATGGCATAATAAGACGATGAACCATTCTTGATAAACTTATCAACGCCGGTTCAAAATTAATTTTTCCCCAAAATGAGTGTGACATGCTGTGTTGACTTTGAGTCGGGCTTCCCAAACAGACATTTCCTATTTCCCAACCACCTCAGTTCTTTCTGCTGCGGGTCTAAAATAACGATTCAAACTTCTTTGTTCTAGAAGTTCTTTTGCGTAGGCAAActgttcaaaattttgattttttttatgggttgtTCTAAACATCACTATtcttagtgaagtataatgcttaACTGTTTGTCACTTTGTAATACATGGGTTAATCTATGTGCTAGAGGATTCCACAATCCACATATAtctcaatggtcaaattttagTTAATGTAAGCCAAAAAAATTGCTCAATCCCTTATTCTAAGTTTTAATAAATTTACCAAAATGTCACCATATGGAgttgaatataaaatataaagtggcatcttttgtaattttagttacttCTTCTGCTCAATTTAAACTAAAATTGTTCCAATGAGATATTTGTGTCTGATCCTTTACAcgtggactaacccatgtattgtcacgtggcaaatagtgaagtatagtacttcactaggcatagtgatgaagaagaaaacccttttttattgGATTAGGAACTAAAAATCATCTGATACAATCCGATGCAGCTAAGACATATCGTCATtagtatcgatatcgatattgaTATCAGACGAGACATATATTAACAATCAAGGGTTGGTGTTTCTTGTGATTTGGGACCCAGACGCATCCCATTGTGACCATTTTTCTATAGTAAGTGACTAATTCTCAAAACAGCTGTCTAGCAATTCTAAGAGCAGCATTTCTCCCTGTCTTACTAGGGTAACACGGTCATTTTACGCCTTGTTGTGTCTGTCGCGCAGGGCAGTTGAGACAGCCACGCGCAGCACGAGACCCCAATCCGAATTTTTTAGTTGAAATGTGACATTACGTCTAAGAGAATTACCTCATTTAGATCAATAGATTTATAAATAGGAATTTTCTTTCCGTAATCATAATGGTTATACCGAACCTGAAACTATGACCATGTTATCCACATTACTATGATCATGTTATCCATATTAATTGAGTTTGTCACCATGACCATGATGCCCATATATAGGGATGGTTTTTAGAAATCGTTAGCGGATCGacaaaatcacccaaatcgGATTGATATCAATCAAGGCCGATCCCAATTCTAAGACAATCCCGTATCGGTGGATCGATACAAATGAAGggcaacaaacaaacaaaaaaattgattttttgaatGAAAATCAAGGGTAAATCTATCCAATCCGATTCAATTCAAGACGATCCGGATCAATATCCACCGAGGCCGATCCCTTGTTGGATACTGATTCCAAAAACCCTGCATATAAGTGGTTGATCCATTCATACAAtggggggaagaaaagaaattctCTCAAGCACGCATCCGAAGGTTAGAGGGAGGAACTTGTGGTGCGTGCCTGAATACTCCCAACCCTTAGATGCATGCTGGAGGTGTTGGCACATACGACGATGACAACTCGATGTAACCATGTACAGTTACACAGAGATATAATAAtagattattatcctctccaattccctatagtTTGGCAATGCAgcagtgctagtgtggatgtccTACACGTGGCAGCTCGAACATCCAATGGTTTGAGTGCAACATAGTCAATGTAttcagaccgttggatgtccaaaCTGCCACATGTCGGACATCCATACTAACACTGCCGCACTGCCCagctatagggaattggagaggataattttccgagATTAATCCGCATAAATAAATATGTCCATAACAATGATTACACAAAAATTTAATTGAAATCCAGGACTCTTACTCAAGACACTCATATTTTACTCCAAAAGAAATGTACTTTTACACTAATAAGTTTTCTTCTCTGTCGAGTACAAGCTTGAATACAACTTGAATGATGCATTAGCgagcttttaaaaaaaatcaggaAGCACATGAAAACAATAAGGTTGAGGGGAATAAGCTTTCTTGATCTCTTATTCATGGGACTAACTTGTTGTAACCATGCATTATTGCACATTCACGTGTCAAGTTTTTGGCCTAATTAAAGTTAGCCACATGGCAAAGCAACGAATTCATACTGTTGGATTTGCTACGTGGCCGAATGTGAGCCATGGTTACAATGCATTTGTCACCACTGTTgtgacaacaagattttcccctAATTTATTTTATAAGTATTACTCTGCCctctcttttttggttttttttttcttttctcaaacgTATCTTTCTACAAAAGCTGGCGAGGCGCGGGAAGTGATGGTTAAAGTAAAGAGGCAACACAATCCAAACGCCTCAGAAGTGCTCCTTGTGGAATTCGAACCTTGTGGAGTCTGGTTTCTGGTTGAACTCAAAGCAGAGCTGCTTTATTTCTGTAGCTAAGACTGCGGCTCCACAGTAGAAGACCCCTGCTCAAGTAATCAAATATTATAGTTAACAGAGCTGGTCATACTCTCACACACACATAAGAGAAGAATCAAAGTTGCAGATGGAGAAATGACTCACCAACGGTGGCGTTAGGGTGCTTTGAACGGAGTCTAGAGAAGATCTGCCTCCATTTAGGCCTAGCGAAATGGGTTCGAACCTGAAATTGATTGAGTTAGGATATGATACTGTGGAAGTAAAGCAAGattgtaagaagaagaagaagaagaagaaagaatcttGCTTTTGTTCCAGACACAATGTCTATTCCATTCTTGGCGTGGTTGAGGGCTTGAACCATTGTGATGAGAGTGGAACGAGCATCTCCTTCCTCATATACACTTGTTAAGTAGTTGTGCAATTCAATCACACCCTGAAAACCGAAAGTATAAATGAATTTAAGAATCAATTCAGTGTTTGAGATCAGACACTTTTTAAGTCAAAACATGTATTTCATTTTTATCTAATTTTACCTTGTCATCCAACTCAGCCACTTCATTCATCACCCCCTTGAACCAATCAAAGGAACCTTGTTCTCGGGTAACCCAATAGAAATAGGCATTAGTAGTTCTCAGTGGCTTCTGATCTGTTCTGCCATGGTGGCCCGGTTTTGAATTCTGAAATGTTGAACATACAATGATTAATAATGTCAGTTCTGCTTTCTAGAAATTCTAATTCAAGGTAGACAAATTCCAGACCATTTTATTTGCCAACAATAGTTGGATCAAGATTTACAGAAATATAGcaacatttttgttttgaaaacaaGAGTCTAGCTTAATTTGAGGGAGAGAGGATTACCTGCTCCTCTGCTTTAAATAAGTTGTTCAGCAAATCTTTCAAAATACTGATGAAGGGTGTTGCACCAATTCCTTGCCCAGCAAGTAGAAGAACATCATATTTGCGGTAATCCTGAGCCGGAGCTCCATAAGGCCCATCGACAAAAAGCTTTGGGAGACTATAAATTCAAAAGAATTAATGTAAGGGGAGAAGAACTTATAGAAAATTGCAGATGGTAACTCAATTCAATATGTTGGGTGTGTACGTTTTACTGGTTGATTCATCAGCTCTAAGAAGCCCACTTTTGCCAGATGCAGGAGCAGGAGCTTCGCAAACCTTTTCAAATACCCTCCTGAGCTCATTTGTCCAATCACCCAACTGACGAATGTGGACGCTCAAGTAGTCATCTCCAGGTGATGAGGTAATTGAAAATGGATGCCTGTAGTACAACATCAAATGTTTGTAATCAATCCTTTTTCATGTATTGGATACAGAGGTGATTCCTACAGTAACTTACCACTCAAATGGAGAAACAGCTGGGCACTGAACGAACATGTATTGCCCACTCTTGTAATGGAAATGGGGAGGCTTGGACATCTGCAAGGTGAGTACTTTGCCAGGATAAAGAGCAACCTGGTTGTTCATCAATGAAGAATCGAATCAAGATGTGGGTCGTCATCAAAAAggtttttttgtgttttcatGCCTTCATCGCAATTTGTGATTATCTACTATAGCTTGCTTTATAAATACCTTTATAAGCCGGACGCCATAGAAACCTGATCTGAAGAATCTCAGGAACCTCTCCCCGGCATATAGAGTCATTGGAATGGCTATATACATCCAAGTCTGCGAAGTAAGAAGATACAGAAGATGAAAACATCAGATGGGTGAGGCAGAAGGGTGAAGTAATAATATCATATAAGATGTGAGTAGTCCCATGTGGAGAATTATAGATACTTGGGCACCTTCTCGGCTAATTTATCAATGAGTTCTACCCAACTCCCCAACATTATTTACTAGTTAGTCGCTTACCGTCTTTTGATACCAGACATGGTCGAGGTAGAGATACTGGCCGTGGACGATGAGCAAGGCGTACACAATGATAAAGAGGTGGTGAGAATACCAGAAAGAATTGAAGCCAGTGAGCTTGTTGAAGGGTTTGGGCAGCTGACTACGTCTGAACCAACTTGTCGCGAGTGTCATCGAGATTGCCATTAGGATCACCATCAGAACTCCGATCAGAGGCTCTAGCTGTGACATGATTTCACTGTATGTGGGCTTGGGCGAACCGAAGTCAGCAGCTAAATACATGTTGTAGGCCTCTGGAGACGAGTTAAGTAGCCGGGGAAAATCGCAGGCAAGGTGATCACCCGCATGAAGAATAATACCAACGACGATCGCCGCTGCTATCGACTGTGCAACCCAATTCCATTGCAAAGTGAGAACCAAACGATCGGATGGCGTatccaaattccaaaatccAAGAAGGGCTTACGTACCTTATGAAAATTTATGTTGTCGTCGAAGGGGAAGATCTTGGAGAGCCTAGTGGACCTTAACCAGGTGATGGTATTTCTGCAGACGGGAAAGAGAATGATGGCCATGTTCAACTTCAAGGTCTCAGCACCACCCTTGGCAAAGAGAAGGCAATAACCCATGACCTGGAAAGCAGCCTTATTTTTGTACTGGATCCACTTCCATGCGAAGAGGCCAACCATGACACCAATCCACACGACAAACATCCACATCCTCTTCCAGTTCTCCTCCAAAAAGTAGCCTGCATTGGTTTTCCATTTCTGGATGCGACCCGGTCTCGCCAGCTCCGCCAGGTTCCTGCTCAATGCCTGGCTCGTGTAGCCCAGAGCTTGGCTGTAATTCAAATACGTGTCTTTCTGGAGCAACAAAGTCTCCAGTTGCCAAAGCTGCATCGACCATCGTCATCAAATCACTCAGTCACACTTTTTATCAAACAATTCACAACCCAAATCAAAGCACTCAATAGACCACCGACACAACGAACCGACTTGATCGTATGAACTCTGAGCAGAGCCACACGAGGTAGTAGTAGGTAAGGTACTACAGTCCAAACTCCAGAGCAATCGTTTACCGAAAACGATTGACCACAGAGTCAGAGAGAGGGTCACTCTCGTtctcaatctctcttttcttccctcAAAGGTCATTGTAATTGACTCCATGTCTCCATGTCTCCATGTCTCCATCTCCATGAGTTAAACGGAAAGGCTTTTTCTACAGAATGAGTATTTTTGCCACGTTCAGGGCTGATGTGGCCATTTCAGCCACCTGTCCAGTAATGGACTATTCCATATCCAAAATTTCAGGAGAAAAGAACAATTTGGATCCAAACAATATGCCACGTGGAAGAATGGGTTCTTCTCCACCACTGCaaaccttccactttccattacCTAAGATAAGAAATCGAAAGCAGTAAATTAAAGGAATAAGGGAGCCCACCTCAATATAACCAAGCCCTTCTGGATCCAATTCCTCCATGATCAGAGCTGCGTATTCCTCAGCCTGCTCTTTCAGTCTCGCCAATTTATTTGCAGACGCACTTAACTCGATAATCTGCATTTTCAGAAAATTCCacaaatgtttaaacaggttaatAAACACAGAATTCGAAAGTCCATTCTTTTCTTAAAACAAAAGCTATTGTATTGAATGAAAATCATAATCCAAAAAAGTTTTCAAGTTTTCGGGAATTCGATTCAAAATTCCATCTGACAATTCTCGCCACCCAACGACGATGAAGGTTCCTATGAGATTATCTGTCAACATCTCTAAATTCAAAAAGAATTTCTGTAATTACAGAAACTTTTTAAAGCTCATTAATTGAAGTAGGCAGAAATTAGGCAGagcaagagggagagagtgatATTTTTCAGCACAGGCAGGTTTGGGTTGTtggttttggtgtttttctCTTCTATGTTTACCAAATCCATTTAAATTAGATTTGACCCTCTTTCTTAAAATATTGTTTGAATGGTCACTTGGTCAGAGCTTCCTGTTTTCtaatctttccttttcttggaaGATTTAATTTTGAGTTACTGAGAGAAAGAATCTAACTGTAGAGATAATAATGgaggagacagagagagagagagaggaagaactGATTCAAATCAAAGAATAAACTACGTACCTCCTTCACCTCTTCTTCTCCGATTCGTCCATCTTCGTTCTTGTCCACCCTGCAATTAGTGTAAATAATACGATAAAACACATGTAATTTTAAATAAACGATTGCATATTTTATtctgttcttttccttttcgGCTTTAATTAGTTTAGTTTAATACGTACATGTCGAAGAAGATCTGGAGGCGAGAATCGAAACTCTCATCTGAGATTTGGGACCAACATTCGTATAGTTCATCTTTACTGATCTTATCTGTTTTCAGCCTTCTCCTTCGGCTCAGAGCATCGAAAAGCTCCAGAGCAAATTCTTTGGAATCCTTCATAcctttttaaacaaaaataaaataaaatttaagaaCATAAAGATAAtgcagagagagaaagagagtggaTTGAAAGGTAGAGAACCTATGCATTGCCCAAAATCTGCGCGCAGAAGGAAACCGTCTTTAGCAAGCTTCTCGAAGTTGGTCTCCACTTGAGTCCATCCATCCACACCTTTCCGCTTACTTATGAATCGGAGTCCACGAAGAGCTTTCTGAGCACCAGATTTAGTCCGATCGAGTTCCGCTCTCTGTCGACGGATAGCACGAGCTGCAAGAGCCGAATCGAATCCAGAACTAGCGCCAGCATTCTGAGACGAAGAAAAGGCTTTACCATGGCCCCATGAGAACCTCTGTGAGAACTGTTTCACCTTTGACACTGCCTCAGCTTTCAATTCCTGAGAGAACTGAAGGATACGAGTAGACGCATTTCGCCTCATAGTCGGCGACCTTGACATAGATGCCGGTGTATGAAACCCACTTCTGGGGTCGGATTCGATATCTAGGGCGCCGACAGGCTCAACTCTGCGGAGAATTATGGTATCGTCATCCTTGAAATCAAGAGTCACTTCCACATACTCTTCCGTCTCCGGCGAAGATACACCGCTGAAAGTTCTCCCGGCGACCGTATCTGAATCCCATCGTCGTTCATGCCTCGAGAGGCCCCTCATTGTTGCAGACAAAATGGAAAAAACCGATTTAACAGAAAAATTATTAACTGATCCTcgctctttctctttctctgtctctctctctctctccctcgaAAAATCCCTCAGGAGAAGCTCGAACTTGTGCGCTTTGGCTTGACAGATATATCGAAAGGAATGGATTTGCAGTCGTCGAACGCGTCCAGAATCTCTCAGCAAAGACACTTACGCGGAGGTGGTTTCAGCTAAAGCAagtacgagagagagagagtgcaaaTGGGAAAACGAAGAAAAAGTGAGCGAAAAGCTCGAAAAGATGGATGACTGCAACTGAGCGACGTTGCAGGGGAACCCTGAAACAAACGAAACTTATCGAAACGAAACTGTACCGAAACGTAACTTTTGCCCTTTTCgcttcttttgggttttcttgctCTTCCTCTTAATTCTTCGTTTTCCTTTTGCCTTGTTGGAAGGAAAAGCTAAAACGAAGTCGTAGGAGGAGTACGAAAACTCAAGAGAAAATGGAAGTGGAAATTGTTAATTTATATGGATTGGTTTCCCACTCCTTTTCTATGGATTCTCAGGTATAATCGCCCGTCAACTGCGTGAAGCACCACGCGCTCTAAATGGTCAATCACGCAAGtgaaaaacaaagacaaaaaacaaaaaacaaaaaatctatcCGAATGTCAACTGTTGACCTTTAAGCTCTGATTGATCACTATCATATTCAGGGACATGGTTGTTCCCACATAATGCCAGTGTGGGGCATGGTTGTATGTATCGGTATCTTACCGTTTATATTGGGTGATATataccggttttgctagtcattaATATCGATATTATGCTTATAGCGTATCGATAGCATGGTACGGACAtgggataaaatggtcaaaaaattctttttttaaagaaattcaaaGGTATTCTTGTCCGATACAGCCGATACCATTtcagtatcgtatcgattttatGTGTTGTCGATACCAGTTCCGATACCgtgtactaaaaccatggtgTGGGGTAAGCGGTATGTATCGGTCTGAATCAGATGTCGACACGAGATTGGCCAATAATTGGTATCGGTCTCTATCGATACCAAAACGAATTGGTCTCTATCGATATCAATATGAATTGATTGATCCGATCAAttcaataccgattcctcaaaccatgatgtGGGAAGAATTATGCATGCCATACCAATCGCAATGCAAATTAATGGTATCACCCAAATGGGTaaagcagaagaagagagagcCAGTATAGGCCCCACATTTCATTATTTTTGATGGTCCATGCTTAAAGATATGCTTATTTATCCCATATATTTTTTGAGCAAGAGATGGCTACTTAGTTGCCTGTGCCTGGCACCAACGTAGGGCAAAATGAGAACTCAAGTAGGAGCATGAACATGGatggaaatttttattttatgggggtGAGGTAGTAATTTTATGTGCTTTTATGTTTGGGTGTAGGGACACGCGACAACACAATGTTCTTTTacctatatttttttaaagagaaaaagggtttcTAGACATCTATTTCACATGTTATGACTAATGTTGGATAGAAAAGTCATGTATCGATTCTAGATTAGtcatttgtcaaattttagagtctAAGTCATTCTAACATAGTTTTCagtgtattggcatgcatcctcATGTTTGTTCATACACGCCTATGGTATTCTGACCACCATTGTGCACTCTTCTATAGCTTTGGATTTTTAATTTCCTGTTTTACCACATGACAAATTCCTATAagattgaaacttgacatgtgagcatgATATATCTAGTTAAAGGTTTACCTATCTAAAAAATTTGGATCCCATTTGACTTACTAAAttacagttaaaaaaaaaatttcataccATGTGCATGTAGAAACCGGGTCCCACTTCTTTATTGCAACAGGGAACACATTGTGTGAGCAAGATATGTTGCATGCTTAAATGTATAGGTACTGTATGCATACATGCTGCATGTCTTTCACCCAATGGCTTCACAATGTCATGGGCCCATTAAATTGTGTATAACATATGAATG is drawn from Telopea speciosissima isolate NSW1024214 ecotype Mountain lineage chromosome 1, Tspe_v1, whole genome shotgun sequence and contains these coding sequences:
- the LOC122666775 gene encoding respiratory burst oxidase homolog protein A-like; this translates as MRGLSRHERRWDSDTVAGRTFSGVSSPETEEYVEVTLDFKDDDTIILRRVEPVGALDIESDPRSGFHTPASMSRSPTMRRNASTRILQFSQELKAEAVSKVKQFSQRFSWGHGKAFSSSQNAGASSGFDSALAARAIRRQRAELDRTKSGAQKALRGLRFISKRKGVDGWTQVETNFEKLAKDGFLLRADFGQCIGMKDSKEFALELFDALSRRRRLKTDKISKDELYECWSQISDESFDSRLQIFFDMVDKNEDGRIGEEEVKEIIELSASANKLARLKEQAEEYAALIMEELDPEGLGYIELWQLETLLLQKDTYLNYSQALGYTSQALSRNLAELARPGRIQKWKTNAGYFLEENWKRMWMFVVWIGVMVGLFAWKWIQYKNKAAFQVMGYCLLFAKGGAETLKLNMAIILFPVCRNTITWLRSTRLSKIFPFDDNINFHKSIAAAIVVGIILHAGDHLACDFPRLLNSSPEAYNMYLAADFGSPKPTYSEIMSQLEPLIGVLMVILMAISMTLATSWFRRSQLPKPFNKLTGFNSFWYSHHLFIIVYALLIVHGQYLYLDHVWYQKTTWMYIAIPMTLYAGERFLRFFRSGFYGVRLIKVALYPGKVLTLQMSKPPHFHYKSGQYMFVQCPAVSPFEWHPFSITSSPGDDYLSVHIRQLGDWTNELRRVFEKVCEAPAPASGKSGLLRADESTSKTLPKLFVDGPYGAPAQDYRKYDVLLLAGQGIGATPFISILKDLLNNLFKAEEQKPGHHGRTDQKPLRTTNAYFYWVTREQGSFDWFKGVMNEVAELDDKGVIELHNYLTSVYEEGDARSTLITMVQALNHAKNGIDIVSGTKVRTHFARPKWRQIFSRLRSKHPNATVGVFYCGAAVLATEIKQLCFEFNQKPDSTRFEFHKEHF